Proteins encoded in a region of the Devosia sp. RR2S18 genome:
- the sdhA gene encoding succinate dehydrogenase flavoprotein subunit, whose product MPSYEIIDHEFDVVVVGAGGAGLRATLGMAEQGFNTACITKVFPTRSHTVAAQGGIAASLQNMGPDSWQWHMYDTVKGSDWLGDNDAMEYLAREAPAAIYELEHYGVPFSRTETGKIYQRPFGGHMTEFGEGPPVQRTCAAADRTGHAILHTLYGQSLRNDAQFFIEYFALDLIMGDDGACQGVIAWKLDDGTLHRFRAKLVVLATGGYGRAYFSATSAHTCTGDGNGMVARAGLPLQDMEFVQFHPTGIYGAGVLITEGARGEGGYLTNSEGERFMERYAPNAKDLASRDVVSRCMTLEIREGRGVGPKKDHIFLHLDHLDPKVLHERLPGITESAKIFAGVDLTREPIPVLPTVHYNMGGIPANYHGEVLNPTEADPDRIVAGLMAVGEAACASVHGANRLGSNSLTDLVVFGRAAAIRAGKVLDKSTPVPPVNRAQDEKILARFDRLRNAKGSQPTAKLRDQMQRTMQQDAAVFRTSDSLKSGVNGMNEIYGRLHDVQVTDRSLVWNSDLVETLELENLMANAMVTVVSAEARHESRGAHAHEDYPSRDDENWRKHTLSWIDTDTGAVRLGYRPVHTEPLTPQDQGGIDLKKIAPKARVY is encoded by the coding sequence ATGCCTTCATACGAAATCATCGACCACGAATTCGACGTGGTCGTGGTGGGCGCCGGCGGCGCGGGTCTGCGCGCAACGCTAGGCATGGCCGAGCAGGGCTTCAACACCGCCTGCATCACCAAGGTGTTTCCCACCCGCAGCCACACCGTGGCGGCGCAGGGCGGCATTGCCGCTTCGCTCCAGAACATGGGCCCTGATTCCTGGCAGTGGCACATGTACGACACCGTTAAAGGGTCGGACTGGCTGGGCGACAACGACGCCATGGAATATTTGGCGCGCGAGGCACCGGCTGCCATCTACGAGCTCGAACATTACGGCGTGCCCTTCAGCCGCACCGAGACCGGCAAGATCTACCAGCGCCCCTTTGGCGGGCACATGACCGAATTCGGCGAAGGCCCACCGGTGCAGCGCACCTGCGCCGCCGCCGATCGTACCGGCCACGCTATCCTTCACACGCTGTACGGTCAGTCGCTACGCAACGACGCCCAGTTCTTCATCGAGTATTTCGCGCTCGATTTGATCATGGGCGACGATGGCGCCTGCCAGGGGGTGATCGCCTGGAAGCTCGACGACGGTACGCTTCACCGCTTCCGTGCCAAGCTCGTGGTGCTGGCGACTGGCGGTTATGGCCGCGCCTATTTCTCAGCAACGTCAGCCCATACCTGTACCGGTGACGGCAATGGCATGGTAGCGCGCGCCGGGCTGCCCCTGCAGGACATGGAGTTCGTCCAGTTCCACCCCACTGGCATCTATGGTGCCGGCGTCCTTATCACCGAAGGGGCGCGTGGCGAGGGCGGCTATCTCACCAATTCGGAAGGCGAGCGCTTCATGGAGCGCTATGCCCCCAACGCCAAGGACCTGGCGAGCCGCGATGTGGTGAGCCGCTGCATGACGCTCGAGATTCGTGAAGGCCGCGGCGTCGGTCCCAAGAAGGACCATATCTTCCTCCATCTGGATCACCTCGATCCCAAGGTGCTGCATGAGCGCCTGCCGGGTATCACCGAGAGCGCCAAGATCTTCGCGGGCGTCGACCTCACCCGTGAGCCGATTCCCGTGCTGCCGACAGTGCATTACAACATGGGCGGCATTCCCGCGAACTATCACGGCGAGGTCTTGAATCCAACCGAGGCTGACCCCGACCGCATCGTGGCTGGCCTCATGGCCGTTGGCGAGGCAGCCTGTGCTTCGGTGCATGGCGCCAATCGCCTGGGCTCCAACTCCCTCACCGATCTTGTGGTCTTTGGCCGCGCCGCGGCCATCCGCGCCGGCAAGGTGCTCGACAAGTCAACGCCCGTGCCGCCGGTCAATCGCGCCCAGGACGAAAAGATCCTGGCCCGCTTTGATCGTCTCCGCAACGCCAAGGGCTCCCAGCCCACGGCCAAGCTGCGCGACCAGATGCAGCGGACGATGCAGCAGGATGCCGCCGTGTTCCGCACGTCGGACTCGCTAAAGAGCGGCGTCAATGGCATGAACGAGATCTATGGACGTCTCCATGACGTGCAGGTTACGGATCGCTCTCTGGTCTGGAACTCGGACCTGGTCGAAACCCTAGAACTCGAAAACCTCATGGCCAACGCCATGGTCACCGTGGTTTCGGCCGAAGCACGCCACGAATCCCGCGGCGCCCACGCCCATGAGGACTATCCGAGCCGCGACGACGAGAACTGGCGCAAGCACACACTCAGCTGGATCGACACCGACACCGGTGCCGTGCGCCTGGGCTATCGCCCGGTACACACCGAGCCGCTGACGCCGCAGGACCAAGGCGGGATCGATCTCAAGAAAATCGCGCCCAAGGCTCGCGTTTACTGA
- the sdhD gene encoding succinate dehydrogenase, hydrophobic membrane anchor protein codes for MADKPVTRSVVADPLTHYGNGKAATRSFRLQRLSGGFNILFIAFLVFIITRLAGQDRVDMVQTIGNPLVGLPFAVLFAVVCFHMRIGMHDIIEDYVHEHGTNRLANTANVVFCVLVGLVGVLSILKLVFWG; via the coding sequence ATGGCCGACAAACCCGTTACGCGTAGCGTCGTCGCCGATCCTCTTACCCACTACGGCAATGGCAAGGCGGCCACCCGCAGCTTCCGCCTCCAGCGCCTTTCCGGCGGCTTCAACATCCTGTTCATCGCCTTTTTGGTTTTCATCATCACGCGTCTGGCGGGACAGGACCGCGTCGACATGGTCCAGACCATTGGCAATCCGCTGGTGGGCCTACCATTTGCGGTGCTCTTTGCCGTCGTCTGCTTCCACATGCGCATCGGCATGCACGACATCATCGAGGACTATGTGCACGAGCATGGGACCAACCGGCTCGCCAACACGGCTAACGTCGTCTTCTGTGTCCTTGTTGGCCTGGTCGGCGTCCTCTCCATTCTCAAGCTCGTCTTCTGGGGTTAG
- the sdhC gene encoding succinate dehydrogenase, cytochrome b556 subunit codes for MTVRSRPLSPHLQIYRFTITMAMSIIHRITGVANYAGMLFLAIWLVAAGWSQEALNAVNSLYGSWLGQLVLFAYTWSLLHHMMGGLRYFVWDSINGFEPGQREALAWGNLIASIILTLLVWAVFVWVA; via the coding sequence ATGACGGTTCGTTCCCGCCCCCTTTCTCCCCATCTCCAGATCTATCGCTTCACCATCACCATGGCGATGTCGATTATCCACCGCATCACCGGTGTCGCGAATTATGCCGGCATGCTGTTTCTGGCCATCTGGCTGGTGGCAGCCGGCTGGAGCCAGGAAGCGCTCAACGCCGTCAATTCACTCTATGGCAGTTGGCTAGGGCAGCTAGTGCTGTTTGCCTACACCTGGAGTCTCCTCCACCATATGATGGGGGGTCTGCGCTACTTTGTCTGGGATTCGATCAACGGCTTCGAACCCGGCCAGCGCGAGGCACTCGCCTGGGGCAATCTCATCGCTTCCATAATCCTGACCCTGCTGGTCTGGGCCGTCTTTGTGTGGGTGGCATAA
- a CDS encoding NUDIX domain-containing protein, whose translation MTQTITIDGVTPLANNWGRFDSYKVTHSRRDGSTQTIEREVYDHGCAAAVLLYAPATKTVILTRQFRLPPHLNGDPAWMIEVPAGMLDGEAPAIAIRREAIEETGYEPEALEFLFECYASPGSVTEKFACYLARYTPGQQVGEGGGLAQEGEDIEVFELAFDRAFELIGTGEIADAKTILLLQALALRRNELLGA comes from the coding sequence TTGACCCAGACCATCACCATCGACGGCGTCACGCCCCTCGCTAACAACTGGGGACGCTTCGACAGCTACAAGGTCACCCATTCTCGCCGCGATGGCTCGACGCAGACCATCGAGCGCGAGGTTTATGACCACGGCTGTGCCGCAGCGGTGCTGCTTTATGCACCCGCGACCAAGACGGTGATCCTGACGCGGCAATTTCGCCTGCCGCCGCACCTCAATGGCGACCCTGCCTGGATGATCGAGGTGCCCGCTGGGATGCTGGACGGGGAGGCGCCGGCAATCGCAATCCGCCGCGAGGCCATCGAGGAGACAGGCTATGAGCCTGAGGCGCTGGAATTTCTCTTTGAGTGCTATGCCAGCCCGGGGTCGGTGACTGAGAAGTTCGCCTGCTATCTTGCGCGCTACACGCCCGGCCAGCAGGTCGGCGAAGGCGGCGGGCTGGCGCAGGAGGGCGAAGACATTGAGGTGTTCGAGCTCGCCTTCGACCGGGCGTTCGAGCTGATCGGCACTGGCGAGATTGCCGATGCCAAGACCATATTGCTGCTGCAAGCGCTGGCGCTACGCCGGAATGAACTCCTCGGCGCCTGA
- the deoD gene encoding purine-nucleoside phosphorylase, whose translation MTPHNHAQPGDYAEAVLLPGDPLRAKWIADTFFEDAQLVNSVRNCLGYTGTYKGKRVSVQASGMGQPSLGIYVHELINVYGVKTLIRVGTCGGLNAKVKVRDLVLAQGASTDSAIVRDRFGPYNFAPIADFGLLRAAAAKAEEKGMRYHAGNMLSSDIFYHADGFAGYDKLPDHGVIGVEMEAAALYTLAARFGVRALTICTMTDCLITHEEINADERQTSLKDMVTVALDVAIEA comes from the coding sequence ATGACTCCCCACAACCATGCCCAGCCGGGCGACTATGCCGAAGCCGTGCTCCTGCCTGGCGATCCGCTGCGGGCCAAATGGATCGCTGATACCTTTTTCGAGGACGCGCAACTGGTCAACTCGGTGCGCAATTGTCTGGGCTATACCGGCACCTACAAAGGCAAGCGCGTTTCCGTGCAGGCGAGCGGCATGGGGCAGCCATCGCTGGGCATCTATGTGCACGAACTGATTAATGTGTACGGGGTCAAAACACTGATCCGGGTGGGCACCTGTGGCGGGCTCAATGCCAAGGTCAAGGTGCGCGACCTCGTGCTGGCGCAGGGCGCTTCCACCGACAGCGCTATCGTGCGCGACCGGTTTGGTCCCTATAATTTCGCGCCCATCGCCGATTTCGGCCTTTTGCGCGCTGCCGCGGCCAAGGCCGAGGAAAAGGGCATGCGCTACCATGCCGGCAACATGCTCTCCTCAGACATCTTCTATCATGCCGATGGCTTTGCCGGCTATGACAAGCTCCCCGACCATGGGGTCATCGGGGTCGAGATGGAAGCGGCGGCGCTCTATACGCTGGCGGCGCGCTTTGGCGTCCGGGCGCTGACCATCTGCACCATGACCGATTGCCTGATCACCCACGAGGAGATCAATGCCGACGAGCGGCAAACGTCCCTAAAGGATATGGTGACGGTGGCGCTGGATGTGGCGATCGAGGCCTAG